One Halopelagius inordinatus genomic region harbors:
- a CDS encoding methyltransferase family protein, whose protein sequence is MEWTATTALFAVGTVAGLGNLVGIVASALGWAEYWPPGERTWNYYAHWTLSQVVNVALVGVAYLDWNALGLPQPAALAVGGVLFAVWYGAALVAGLDLGVEETKGLTGELRTDGWYRYSRNPQYVCYVVATVGFAVLAGSALAAGLCAIYLAWWVALPFAEEPWLRDQYGEAYDRYADRVPRFVGLRSLSAATGGRSSVDPK, encoded by the coding sequence ATGGAGTGGACAGCCACGACGGCTCTGTTCGCGGTCGGAACGGTCGCCGGACTCGGAAATCTGGTCGGCATCGTCGCGAGCGCCCTCGGGTGGGCGGAGTACTGGCCCCCCGGAGAGAGAACGTGGAACTACTACGCCCACTGGACGCTCTCACAGGTCGTCAACGTCGCCTTGGTCGGCGTCGCGTACCTCGATTGGAACGCGTTGGGTCTGCCGCAACCGGCGGCGCTCGCCGTCGGCGGCGTCCTCTTTGCGGTGTGGTACGGGGCCGCACTCGTCGCCGGGTTGGACTTGGGCGTCGAGGAGACGAAAGGGCTGACCGGCGAACTCCGGACCGACGGCTGGTACCGGTACTCTCGGAACCCGCAGTACGTCTGTTACGTCGTCGCGACGGTCGGCTTCGCGGTGCTTGCGGGGTCGGCGCTGGCGGCCGGGTTGTGCGCGATATACCTCGCGTGGTGGGTGGCGCTGCCGTTCGCGGAGGAACCGTGGCTTCGCGACCAGTACGGCGAGGCGTACGACCGCTACGCCGACCGCGTCCCGCGGTTCGTCGGCCTCCGTTCGCTCTCGGCGGCGACCGGCGGACGGTCGAGCGTCGATCCGAAGTGA
- a CDS encoding helix-turn-helix domain-containing protein — protein MKYLDVRLSQPRWMLHPMQEFIRDDDAVRYEELQAWSGVASERAVEHELFYVEADRERYEAALSAVDSVRWYDLTPIDETSFYVYVSQETRPEDVAWREAFADLNLVLAPPVVYDADAAFHMTLVGPGEDLQAMLRGLPEEIDVTVKTVGEYDRRHAPVAGELTTRQLEAVETAVELGFYEVPREAGVAAVADALDCAPSTASDLLRRAESRMMRRLVERHGRRRRDG, from the coding sequence GTGAAGTACCTCGACGTGCGCCTCTCGCAACCGCGGTGGATGCTGCACCCGATGCAGGAGTTCATCCGCGACGACGACGCCGTGCGGTACGAGGAACTGCAGGCGTGGAGCGGAGTCGCGAGCGAGAGAGCGGTCGAACACGAACTGTTCTACGTCGAGGCCGACCGCGAACGGTACGAGGCGGCGCTCTCTGCGGTCGATTCCGTCCGGTGGTACGACCTCACGCCGATAGACGAGACGTCGTTCTACGTCTACGTCAGCCAAGAGACGCGCCCCGAGGACGTGGCGTGGCGCGAGGCGTTCGCCGACCTGAACCTCGTCCTCGCGCCGCCCGTCGTCTACGACGCCGACGCCGCGTTCCACATGACGCTCGTCGGCCCCGGCGAGGACCTGCAGGCGATGCTCCGCGGCCTCCCCGAGGAGATAGACGTGACCGTAAAGACCGTCGGCGAGTACGACAGGCGACACGCGCCCGTCGCCGGAGAACTCACGACTCGGCAGCTAGAAGCCGTCGAAACCGCCGTCGAACTCGGGTTCTACGAGGTTCCGCGGGAGGCGGGCGTCGCGGCGGTGGCCGACGCACTCGACTGCGCGCCGAGCACGGCCTCTGACCTGCTCCGACGGGCGGAGTCGCGGATGATGCGCCGACTGGTCGAACGCCACGGCCGTCGGCGGAGAGACGGCTGA
- the thrC gene encoding threonine synthase: MSLDLTAPAQEAPDVADDGVWLECIETGEQYAPFDEIRYTSDAGALLEVRYADPATFDDFEGRGVWRYRAALPFEEGVSLPEGDTPLHEAPRLEDDLGVETLRVKHEGMNPTGSFKDRGMTVGVRVAKELGVGRLACASTGNTSAALAAYGARGGMETLVLLPSGKVAAGKIAQAALHDARILEVDGNFDSCLDIVQDLAERGEVYLLNSLNPFRLEGQKTIGLEILEQFRDDYGRFPDRIVLPVGNAGNTAALYKAFRELVQSGSLDPEQVPKLTGVQAEGAAPMVEAVENGWDDTKRWDEVETRATAIRIGNPVNAPKALPGIRETGGTAVAVTDEEITTAQRDLAREGIGVEPASAASVAGLRKLRSDDTVGGDEDVVCLTTGHLLKDPDAAFEAGGEPEPVANDTQAVLDLLAE; encoded by the coding sequence ATGAGCCTCGACCTCACCGCGCCCGCACAGGAGGCCCCCGACGTCGCCGACGACGGCGTGTGGCTGGAGTGCATCGAGACGGGCGAGCAGTACGCCCCGTTCGACGAGATTCGCTACACGAGCGACGCCGGTGCCCTTCTGGAAGTCCGGTACGCCGACCCGGCGACGTTCGACGACTTCGAGGGCCGCGGCGTCTGGCGCTACCGCGCCGCGCTTCCGTTCGAAGAGGGCGTCAGCCTCCCCGAGGGCGACACCCCGCTTCACGAAGCGCCGCGCCTCGAAGACGACCTGGGCGTGGAGACGCTTCGGGTCAAACACGAGGGGATGAACCCCACCGGGAGCTTCAAGGACCGCGGCATGACCGTCGGCGTCCGCGTCGCGAAGGAACTCGGCGTCGGCCGCCTCGCGTGCGCCTCGACGGGGAACACCTCGGCGGCACTCGCGGCCTACGGCGCGCGCGGCGGGATGGAGACGCTCGTTCTCCTCCCGTCCGGGAAAGTCGCCGCGGGCAAGATAGCGCAGGCCGCCCTCCACGACGCGCGCATCCTCGAAGTCGACGGCAACTTCGACTCCTGTCTCGACATCGTTCAGGACCTCGCGGAACGCGGCGAGGTGTACCTCCTGAACTCGCTGAACCCCTTCCGACTGGAGGGCCAGAAGACCATCGGACTGGAGATTCTCGAACAGTTCCGCGACGACTACGGCCGCTTCCCCGACCGAATCGTCCTGCCGGTCGGCAACGCGGGCAACACGGCGGCGCTGTACAAGGCGTTCCGCGAACTCGTCCAGTCGGGGTCTCTCGACCCCGAACAGGTGCCCAAACTCACCGGCGTCCAAGCCGAGGGGGCCGCCCCGATGGTCGAAGCCGTCGAGAACGGGTGGGACGACACCAAACGCTGGGACGAGGTGGAGACGCGCGCGACGGCCATCCGCATCGGCAACCCCGTCAACGCCCCGAAGGCTCTCCCCGGTATCCGAGAGACGGGCGGCACCGCCGTCGCCGTCACGGACGAGGAGATTACGACCGCCCAACGCGACTTAGCGCGCGAGGGCATCGGCGTCGAACCCGCCTCCGCCGCCTCCGTCGCCGGACTCCGGAAACTCCGCAGCGACGACACCGTCGGCGGCGACGAGGACGTGGTCTGTCTCACTACCGGCCACCTCCTGAAGGACCCCGACGCCGCATTCGAGGCGGGCGGCGAACCCGAACCTGTCGCCAACGACACCCAAGCGGTGTTGGACCTCCTCGCGGAGTAG
- a CDS encoding metallophosphoesterase: MDADRNGDGSGSLGEGETDARHRVSRRDALKTAGALGGAGAFGLSAFVGSVSAASSWTIAVLPDTQKYAESSSLISRAHAQTDWIRANKSAQNIVFVSHEGDIVEHGSNTTEWQRMDAVMDKLDGVVPYATTVGNHDYATLNNRSSSTANYSKYFGKSRFSKYSWYRGTGPNDRAHYQRFSAGGYTFLHLDLEWGVPGSRSDPNSVKGWAWNVLRANRSVPTIITTHAYLWDRVGSEGHATQRDGANSGATIYKDIVKPNPQVFMVLNGHYHKADGQWRQTSPNDGGSSTYEMLANYQHYANGGDGWMRLIKFIPGGGRGTDRVQVRTYSPSRKQYKTDGRSQFNFDFSFSSRFGR, from the coding sequence ATGGATGCTGACAGAAACGGTGACGGGTCGGGTTCTCTGGGAGAAGGTGAGACGGACGCCCGTCACCGCGTGTCGCGCCGGGACGCGCTAAAGACGGCCGGCGCACTCGGCGGCGCGGGTGCGTTCGGACTCTCCGCTTTCGTCGGAAGCGTCAGCGCGGCGAGTTCGTGGACCATAGCCGTCCTGCCCGACACGCAGAAGTACGCGGAGAGTTCCTCTCTCATCTCGCGGGCGCACGCCCAGACTGACTGGATTCGAGCGAACAAGAGCGCACAGAACATCGTATTCGTCAGCCACGAGGGGGACATCGTCGAACACGGGAGCAACACCACAGAGTGGCAGCGAATGGACGCCGTGATGGACAAACTCGACGGCGTCGTGCCGTACGCCACCACCGTCGGCAACCACGATTACGCCACCCTCAACAACCGGAGTTCGTCCACCGCGAACTACAGCAAGTACTTCGGCAAGTCGCGCTTCTCGAAGTACAGTTGGTACCGCGGGACGGGTCCGAACGACCGCGCCCACTACCAGCGATTCTCCGCCGGGGGCTACACGTTCCTCCACCTCGACTTAGAGTGGGGCGTCCCCGGGTCGCGGTCCGACCCAAACAGCGTGAAGGGGTGGGCGTGGAACGTGCTTCGGGCGAATCGAAGCGTCCCGACCATCATCACGACGCACGCGTACCTCTGGGACAGAGTCGGGTCCGAAGGCCACGCGACGCAACGCGACGGTGCCAACTCCGGTGCGACGATATACAAAGACATCGTGAAGCCGAACCCGCAGGTGTTCATGGTCCTGAACGGTCACTACCACAAGGCGGACGGCCAGTGGCGGCAGACGTCGCCGAACGACGGCGGGTCGAGCACCTACGAGATGCTCGCGAACTACCAACACTACGCCAACGGCGGCGACGGGTGGATGCGCCTCATCAAGTTCATCCCCGGGGGCGGGCGCGGAACCGACCGCGTCCAAGTTCGGACGTACTCGCCGAGTCGGAAACAGTACAAGACGGACGGTCGGAGCCAGTTCAACTTCGACTTCAGTTTCTCCTCTCGATTCGGCAGGTAG
- a CDS encoding DUF3466 family protein, translating to MEDSAEGEVSRSVITDLGTLDGGAVSDAADINDCGTVVGTSETDVDGAVFVHAVLWDADGDPHSLGTFRSDDRAESRATGVNDRGTVVGAAEGEDRVRRAFRRTEGGELEDLGSLGGSERGDSIAYDVNDRETVVGQSDAGESEVRAFRWTGGEMEDLGTLRSDDTGQSGAFAVDNAGTVVGWSESDDGTNHAVRWTEAEGMEDLGMLEDHGVSYAFDVTPHGTVVGRSYDPGAFDSRRAVRWVGGGVESLGTLDGDAGYSEAHGSNVRGVVVGDSRVGDVEHAFRWTEAEGMTDMGTLLDGDEGASTASGVNARGDVVGASRTPEGERHAVRWRVEDSR from the coding sequence GTGGAAGATTCAGCGGAAGGCGAGGTGTCTCGCTCGGTGATCACGGACCTCGGCACACTCGACGGCGGCGCGGTCAGCGACGCGGCCGATATCAACGACTGCGGGACCGTGGTCGGAACCAGCGAGACGGACGTCGACGGAGCCGTCTTCGTCCACGCCGTCCTGTGGGACGCGGACGGTGACCCCCACTCGCTCGGCACGTTTCGCTCCGACGACAGAGCGGAGAGCAGAGCGACGGGCGTCAACGACCGCGGAACCGTCGTCGGGGCCGCGGAAGGCGAAGACAGAGTGCGACGGGCGTTCAGGCGGACCGAGGGCGGCGAGTTGGAGGACCTCGGCAGTCTCGGCGGGTCGGAACGAGGAGACAGCATCGCGTACGACGTAAACGACCGAGAAACCGTCGTCGGACAGAGCGACGCCGGGGAAAGCGAGGTGCGCGCGTTCCGGTGGACCGGCGGCGAGATGGAGGACCTCGGGACGCTCCGAAGCGACGACACGGGACAGAGCGGTGCGTTCGCGGTGGACAATGCCGGAACCGTCGTCGGATGGAGCGAGAGCGACGACGGAACGAACCACGCCGTCCGGTGGACCGAAGCCGAGGGGATGGAAGATTTGGGTATGCTCGAAGACCACGGGGTCAGTTACGCGTTCGACGTCACTCCGCACGGAACCGTCGTCGGTCGGAGTTACGACCCCGGCGCCTTCGATTCGCGCCGCGCGGTCCGGTGGGTCGGCGGCGGCGTCGAGAGCCTCGGAACCCTCGACGGCGACGCGGGGTACAGCGAGGCCCACGGGTCGAACGTCCGCGGCGTGGTTGTCGGAGACAGTCGAGTCGGCGACGTAGAGCACGCCTTCCGATGGACCGAAGCCGAGGGGATGACGGATATGGGAACGTTACTCGACGGCGACGAGGGCGCGAGCACGGCGTCGGGCGTGAACGCTCGCGGCGACGTCGTCGGAGCCAGTCGGACCCCGGAGGGCGAACGCCACGCGGTTCGCTGGCGCGTCGAGGACAGTCGCTGA